Part of the Desulfotomaculum sp. genome, GGTGATGTTGTGGTCGGGGGGGATTCCCATACCTGCACTTACGGGGCGCTTGGCGCTTTTGCTACTGGTATGGGGTCTACCGATATAGCAGTAGCAATGGCGACGGGGGAAATTTGGATGAAAGCGCCCCCGACGTTCAAGTTTTCATACAATGGTAAAGCCGGCAAATGGGTAACCGGTAAGGATCTAATCCTTTATACAATCGGCCGGATCGGTGTCGACGGCACCCTTTATGCGGCCATGGAATTCACCGGGGATGCCATTTCGGAACTTTCCATGGACGGCCGCTTTACGATGGCCAACATGGCTATTGAGGCGGGCGCCAAGGCGGGCATCTGCGAGGTAGACGAAAAGACGATGGAATATCTCGTTCCAAGAGCAAAACGGCCTTTTACAATTTATAAAAGTGACGGCAGCGATGAATATGCGCAGGTTTTTGAATACAATGTGGAAGAGATTGAACCCCAGGTTTCCCTGCCCCATCTGCCCAGCAACGCTGTGGCGGTCAGCAAGGCAGGGGAAATTAAGATAGATCAGGTGGTCATCGGCGGCTGTACAAACGGCCATTTGGAAGACCTTTATTTCGCCCATCTTATTATGCAGGGGAGGAAAATCAGCAAAAAGGTCCGCTGCATAATTATCCCCGGTTCGCAGCAGGTGTACCTGGATGCGCTCCGCCTGGGTTATATGGAAACCTTTGTAACAGCGGGCGCAATGGTAAGCCCTCCGACCTGCGGGCCCTGCGTGGGAGGCCACATGGGCGTGCTGGCTGCGGGAGAACGATGTGTTTCCACTACGAACAGGAACTTTATCGGCAGAATGGGAGACCCAACGTCTGAAATTTACCTGGTTAACCCGGCGACTGCCGCTGCCAGCGCGTTGACCGGCAGGCTGACTGACCCGAGGGAGGTGACCGGCGACGCTTAGAGGAAGAGTGCATAAATTTGGCGCCAATATTGATACGGACGCAATTATCCCGGCTCGCTACGCGTCAATTTCCGATGCGCTGGAACTGGGCAAACACTGCATGGAAAATATTTTCCCAGGGTTTTCGGCCCAGATGGAACCGGGAGATATAATCATGGCCGAAACCAATTTCGGCTGCGGGTCGTCTAGGGAGATAGCTCCGATCTCGATTATGGGGGCAGGGATCTCCTGTGTTATCGCCAAAAGCTTTGCCAGGATATTTTTTAGAAACGCAATCAACATCGGACTTCCTTTACTTGATTGCTCCGAGGTGGTAGACGGCGCAAAAACCGGGGATATACTTGAGATTGATCTTGAGGCTGGGCTGATTAAAAACGCTGCCACCGGATTAACATATAAAGCTGCTCCTTATCCCGACTTTATTAGTGAGTTGATCGATGCGGGCGGACTTATAGAATATACAAAAAGAAAAATTTAAGGAGAGAAAATGAGAAAAACAACCAGGCTTAGAGAACTGATCAACGGCGGCGAAATTTTGGCCATGCCGATAGCGCATGACGCGACGGCAGCAAAACTTATTGAACTTGTAGGCTTCAAATCCCTGGCTACAGGGGGTTATCCAACCACAGCAACTCTTCTTGGTAAACCCGATCTTTCAATACTTTCCATGACGGAAATGGTTACACATACAAAAAACATTGCTGAAGCAGTGGATATTCCCGTTCTTGCCGACGGTGACACGGGCTACGGTGATCTTATTAACGTGATGAGGACGGTACGCGAGTTCGAATTGGGCGGGGTCGCAGCCATGTTCATAGAGGATCAGCTGTTCCCCAAGCGCTGCGGCCACATGGAAGGCAAGCAGATTATCGAGACGGACGAAATGGTGGCGAAATTGAGAGCGGCTATTGATGCCAGGGTGGACCCGGATTTAATCATTATGGCCCGGACGGACGCGATTGCGGTGACCGGCATAGACGATGCCATCTACCGCGCAAACAAGTATAGAGAGGCCGGGGCGGACCTGATTTTCGTGGAAGCCCCGCAGTCAATCGAGCACATGGAGAGAATAAACCGCGAAATAGACGCCCCCACCATGATTATTCAGATAGAAGGGGGCAAAACCCCCCTGCTGCCGATGAAAGAACTTGAACAGATCGGCTACAATGTCGTCGTTTACCCGGTCTCCACGCTTTTTGCGGCCGCTTTTGCAGTAAGGGGCGTCCTGGAGGAACTGATGAAGACCGGCACAACAGCCGGGTACAGGGACAGGATGTACTCCTTTGATGATTTCAACCAACTGGTAGGTCTGGACTATCTCAGGGAGAAAGAAAATTCATTCTACAAAGCGCCGGCGTCTGCTTGCTGATCATTATAGACCTTGCCGGTTTGGCAGGGGGTCAGGCTTGACTTATTGACTAAATTGGTAACTACTTATGCTAAAAATATCTTGCAAAGTAAATCCGTAATCTTTGTTTTTTAATTTTTAAGAAGGAAAATATTTGTCCATGGCGAAAATTTACCTAAAATTAGCAGATTATCTTAAAATACCGCCTGCAGCAAAAACGAAGAGAAAATACAGCAATGGATCAATTTGAAGCTTTCACGACATTTTTTTATAAATAAATATACGTTGGCATAAGGAGGTTTTATGGGCCTTAAAGAAAAAGTTCTGGGCGGCCTGCTGGGAGTGGCCATTGGCGACGCCCTTGGGGTACCTGTGGAATTCCAGCCCCGGTACAGGCTGCAAAAAACGCCGGTTTCGGAAATGATCGGTTACGGAACTCACAATAAGCCTGCCGGTACCTGGTCAGACGATTCATCATTGACCTTTTGCCTCGCACAAAGCCTGTGCGAGAAGGGACTTGATTTAGAAGACGCCGGGGATAGATTTGTCAAATGGTACCGGAAAGGCTACTGGACACCCCATGGAGATGTTTTTGACGTAGGAATCACAACCGCGGAAGCAATCAGACGGCTTGAGACCGGCGTTAAACCGGATCAGGCCGGCTTAGACGATGAAAAAAGCAACGGCAATGGTTCGCTGATGCGCATTCTGCCCGCAGCAATTTACTTCCTTAATGACAATGACCAGGTTATGACCGGCGCCGTCTGCAGCATCTCCGGCCTGACGCACGGGCGCCCCCGGAGTCAGCTTGGCTGTGTCCTGTACTGCCAGCTGGCCAGAGAACTTCTCAAAAACAAAAAGCCTCCGGAAGCCTACGCCAAATTAACAGAGAAAGCCCGGGTTCTATACAGGGGAACCGCCCTGCAGAACGAATTGCAGTATTACGAACGCATTCTCGGGGGCAAGCTGCCCAGCCTGCCGGAAACAGAAATCAAATCGGGCGGCTACGTGGTAGACACCCTGGAGGCATCCATTTGGCGCCTTCTAAATACTGATTCTTTTTCGGAAGCGGTCCTTGCCGCCGTTAACCTCGGAGGAGATACCGACACTACGGGAGCAGTTACCGGGGGTTTGGCGGGCCTTTATTACGGCTATGAATCCCTGCCTGTCAGGTGGCTGAATAAACTTGCCCGCTGCGGGGAAATCCTTGACCTGGGAGAAAATCTTTTCAACAAAGTCAGGCAGTACCCGGCGCCGTTTTCAAGGTCATACTGGGTTATATAGCATTTAGAGCAGACTCCTATACTGCTAACACAGTGCCAGCTTAAAGTATGAAAATTCGCCAACAAAGGGAGGGCAATGCCTCAAGTGCGATTTTGAGCCTCAATTCAAAGAACGAGTGAACCCGAGGATAAGCGAGGGAAGTGTTTGAGGCGTATACGCCGAGTTAAAACCTTAGCCCGAGGGTGAACGAGTTAGTACAAGTATAAGAGGCGATACTTAAGCACATAGGCAGTTGACCTCCCTAATAAATACGGGCAGCGCAAATAAAAAGGAGGAAAAAATAGAAAAGATGAGTAACAGCGGAGGCGTTTCCGGCGGTGTTTACGGTCTTGCTTTTATCGGCGCGCTTGTCTATTACCTCCAGCATGCGGCTAATTTCAAGGAAGGTGTGATCGGCTTCTTCAAAGCCCTCCTCTGGCCGGCGATACTGATCTACAAAGTACTGCAGTTCCTGAAAATGTAATTTTGACAAGCAGAAAGCGGTAAACAATTTCGCCGCCAAGGTAATTCAGGATGCAGATAAACTGGTCGCATCCCCACAGACGAACAACCGGAAATTTTAAAGACAGACACCTGAATTAGCGGAAAAAAATAAAAAGCAGAAAAGCCTGCTTTTTATAAGTAAGGTATTTTATTCACTTCAACCAGAATAACAGTATTGTTTGTCCGGTATGCTTTACTGTTGCGCTGCGACCTGGTTAATTGGACTCTGGGCCGAGGTTTGGAGCTTAATCTTTACGTACCTGTCGCGTTCGCCCTTATTAATGATCATTTTCCGGAGCCGCAGGGATTTTGGGGTTACTTCCAGCAATTCATCATCCTTAATAAATTCGAGGCATTTTTCCAGCGTCATAGTAATCGGCGGCGTTAACCGCAGGACATCGTCGGAGCCGGAAGCCCGCGTATTGGTAAGGTGCTTCTTTTTGCAGACATTTACCGTAATATCATCATTGCGCGCATTTTCCCCGACAATCATGCCGGTATATACCTCAACACCCGGTTCAATAAACAAATTGCCCCTCCCCTGGGCGTTGAAAAGCCCGTAAGGTACAGCGACACCGCTCTCAAAAGCGACCAGTGAACCCCTGGTACGGGTAATGATTTCACCCTTGAAAGGCTGATAGCATTCATAAACATGGTTCATCACACCATTACCCCTGGTATCGGTTAAGAACTCGGATCTATATCCGATCAGTCCCCTGGCCGGGATCAGGAACTCCATTTTAACAGTATTCCCCGCGGCGTTAACCATGTTCGAAAGTTCACCTTTGCGTTTTCCGACACCTTCGATAACAGTCCCGACATATTCAGAAGAGACCTCGATGAACAACCTTTCGACGGGTTCATTCACGACCCCGCTGATGTTTTTCAGGATTACCTCCGGGCTGGTTACAGCGAATTCATAACCTTCTCGGCGCATGAATTCAATCAGTATGGACAGGTGAAGTTCCCCCCGGCCGGATACCTTAAAACAGTCGGGGTTTAGTTCTTCCACACGCAAAGAGACATTGGAAAGCAGCTCGCGTTCCAGACGATCCCGTAAATTTCGGCTGGTCACGTAGGTTCCTTCCAGACCCGCCATGGGGCTGTCGTTAACAACAAAATTCATGGAAATAGTGGGTTCGTCGATATTTACGAAAGAAACAGGCTCTACCAGGTCCGGTGAGCAGATGGTGTCTCCAATATTTATCTCCTGTATACCCGAGACGGCTATTATTTCCCCGGCCCGGGCACGGTCAGTTTCCACCCTTTTAAGGCCTTCAAAAGTATAAAGCGTGTTTATCCTGACCCGTTTCTCCTTGCCGGCCGTATTGCAAAGAATTATTTCCTGGTCTTTGGAGATAACGCCCCTGCTTATTTTGCCGATCCCTATTCTCCCTACATAATTGTCGTAATCAATAGATGAAACGACTAACTGCAGGGGGCCGTCCGGATCGCCTTCCGGGGCAGGCATCTTTTCAATAATCATATCCAGCAGCGGTTTCATGTCGGTTGAAGAATCATCCAGAGAAATTCTTGCGTAACCTTCTTTTGCGGATGTATAGACAACCGGAAAGTCAAGCTGTTCCTCACCGGCTTCAAGATCGATAAACAGGTCCAGCACCTTATCCACAACCTCTTCCGGGCGTGCGCCCGGCCGGTCAATCTTGTTGATCACCACAATAGGCTTCAGGCACGCTTCCAGGGATTTTTTCAATACAAAACGGGTCTGCGGCATGGCGCTCTCAAAAGCGTCAACCAGCAGAAGCACTCCGTCGACCATCTTGACGATGCGCTCGACCTCTCCGCCGAAGTCTGCATGGCCCGGAGTATCGACAATGTTAATTTTGGTGTTTTTATATACGATGCTGGTATTTTTTGATAATATAGTTATCCCGCGTTCCCGTTCCAGTTCGTTATTGTCCATCACTCTTTCGGGCATGACCTGGTTGTTGCGGAAAAACCCGGTTTGTTTGAGCAATTTGTCAACCAGAGTGGTTTTGCCGTGATCAACGTGGGCTATTATAGCTATATTTCTAAGAGATTTTTCTTCCATATATGTATCCTTTATATTTATCCTTTCAAACTGCCGGGTCTTTTAGAAAAACAACAGCGAACCAGTTTTCGCGGCCGCCTATTACTCATTAAATAATGGAAAATGGTTTAAGTATTATGAAAAGCAAATGGCAATATTAAAGACCTGCCAAATCTAAGATTACAGCAGGTCTTTATTTTTTTGTCGCTAAAGCCTAGTAACGACTGCGCGGCTGATAACAGTCCCTGCAGTATACCGGTCTGTCTCCGCGAGGCTGGAAAGGAACCTCGGTCTCTTTGCCGCATGTGGCGCAGACTGCCGGATACATCTGACGGTCCTGACGAAAACCGGAGTTTCCGCCGCCTCTTCTGTTTTGAGCTTTACGAGCCGCACGGCATTCCGGGCAGCGTCCGGGATCATTGGTAAACCCTTTTTCTGCGAAAAACTCCTGCTCCGATACGGAGAAGACAAACTCGGTTCCGCAATCACGGCATGTCAGCTGACGGTCTTGAAACATTAAAAAACCCCCTCATTTTTTTTATCCAATGGAATTAGGATTAACAACCACTTTAATCCCATTGAACTTGAGAGAGCGTGATTTGTAATACCTAATCTAAGGACAATACCATAATAACACGTGTAATTTACAAAGTCAAATCAATATATCTATAATAATTTGTCTAAAAAATGCTTTTCAAAGTGACAGTCAAAACGACTTTCATAAATGCCCGTTTCCGCCCCTTTAAAACAATATTTTCATCTGTTCTCCTGTGTCAAATAGTCATGGTTGTTCTTTATTACATATATCTCCAAGATATAATCAGAATGATCAGCGTCACAAACACAGATAAGCTTATCAGCTTTTCCTGGCATTTCCCTTACTCCTCGTAGAATAATTTTTCGTAAGGTTTTCATAAGATAATTTCCATTTGCAAACCCTAACTAATTGGCATTAATTTACTGGAAATATTGTTCCTTGATAATTTTTTATATATCTACGTTATTTTAGAAGCTATTTAAATTTTCCAAAACCACTTTGTATCAGCCTTGGATTCATAGTTCAATTTATAAACACCATGGGATACCTGACTGGGACAACTTAGCTTTTTGTCCCCTTAATCGGGGATTTTGTTTTTAATTTTTATAATCTCATTTATTTACGGTAAACCCAGGCTGATCTTTAAAACATGATTTACTTCGTCCATTTTCTCCGGAGAAAGAGCGCCTATCTTTTTGACCAGGCGGGACTTATCAACAGTGAGAATTTGCGCGGCATTGACCGCACTCTCTCTTTCCAAACCACCTTCCCCGGCGTCCAAACTGACTAGGAAAGGATAGATTTTACTCACTGCCGTGGTTACCACTACTATAATGACAGTAGAGCCATACCTGTTACCTGCATTATTCTGAACAATGACAGCGGGCCTATAACCCGCCTGCTCGCTGCCTCTTGCCGGGTTGAAGTCCACCAGGAAAATATCACCGCGCCTGACTTCACTCATGTAAGACCACCTCGGACTGCGCTGAAATGGTTACCTCAGCTTCTTTCCGGTTAACTTCCGACAATACAGCGTACCCTTCCGCCAATTCTTTTTCTATTTCTTCCTGTTTGATCCTGCGTAATAGTTCAGCCACCGCGCCGCTTCTCGTAGTAGCCCACTGACAGGCCAATTGGTCAAGAACATTTATCAGCATTGAAGATAAACTAATTGTAATCTTGTTGCTCATTGACGACACCTCTTGGTTCAATGCTATCATACCAGAATACATAATGTCAATCATACTACTGTTCCTACTTTTTAGGAATATCCATGCTGGGATGCCCGATTCATTGCTATCAGAATTCTCTGCCGGATACTATGGAGCATAAAATAAACGATAAAAACACCGGGCTTACTCTTCTTGAATAAACCCGGCAGTAAAACCAATTTTATATTTTTCGTAAAATTTCATGGCGCCCGATAGCGTGAAGTATCATTGTGTCGCTGTTTTGTTCAAAAATAATCCTGATATCCTTGTTAACATAAGCCTCCCAGAACCCTGTGCCTTTGATCCGGTGAATCTTAAGTGAATTATGTTTAGGATTGACAGCAATAAAATGAAGGGTTTTTCCGGCCTGTTTCCGCTCGGCCGGCGATAGCTTCCGAAAATCATTATTAAAAGGATCAGTTAGAATTATCGTCGGCATTTTTTTCTTCCCCAAGAAATTCTAATAAGTCGTCAACATTGGAAAATGTTTTATATCGGCCTTCCTTCAAGGCGTCGGCGCTTTGCTTCATTTTTTCCTGCCAGGAATCAGACCAAAAATACTCCTGGCTTTTATCGTGCCAGGCAACGGGTTTGATAAAAATTCCACCATCCCGTTCCTCCAAGGCGATATAATCACCCTCCTGTATACTTAGTTTTTTAGCAATTTGGGACAGGCTGATAAGCATACGTTTTTGTACTTGTTGTATAATCAATGGCATCTGCGACACTTCCTTAACTGATATGCTGTAAATACAGCATATCAGTATTTTCAGATATTGTCAATGTGTGTTCCCAGTTTGAATTTGGCTGTGCTGCCATGTTCGCCGGCACTGATTTCCAGCCTGGCGTCAATGATTTCCTTGAGTTCGGGAACGTGGGAGATGATGCCTACCAGGCGGCCGCCCTTCTGCAGATCGATTAAGGCTCTGAGGGCAAAGTCCAGGGACTCGGGATCAAGGGCGCCAAACCCTTCGTCTATAAAAATGGTGTCCAGGTAAATGCCTCCAGAGTACGACTGCACTACATCCGCCAGGCCCAGGGCCAGGGATAAAGAGGCCAGGAAAGTTTCCCCTCCGGACAGAGTAGCCACGCCCCTTGCCACGCCAGTATATGTGTCAAAGACTTCCAGATCCAACCCCCCGGCGGCATTGCTGCGCGCCCTGTCCATAGTCCTTTGCAGGTGGTAACGGCCCCGGCTCATCAACTGCAGCCGGCGGGTGGCGGCGACAAGCACGTCATCCAGCAGGGCTCCCAGCACAAAGCGCTGAAAGGTCAGCCCGTAGTTATTCTTTCCATTGGCCACTTCTGAAAGACGACCGAGTACCGCATAGCGGCTTTCCAACTCCTTTAAAGAACCCTCAATTTCAGCAAGCTGTTTAAGCCATCCGGCCTCCCGGACTGTTTGTTCTTCAAGCTGCGCCTCTTCTTTTAGAGCCTGTTTCCAATCATTTTCCGCTTCGGTCAGAGCGGCAGTAAGTTTCTCAAGATTGGGTACGTTTAAGCCTTCGGCGCCGCGGACAGCTCGCTCAAGACGGTCACTGGCAGCGCTCAGGTTTCCGTCAAACCCCTTAATCTCTTTCTCCAGCCTGCCGGTCTCTTCCGGCGTCCTTTTGGCATCCTTGAAATCATCATGAGTTGCGAAGCCCGCCGCTGTTAATCTCTGTTGAAAATCATCTTCTTCGCTCCTTGCGCGTTTTACGGCCAACCGGGCTGCCTCTTTCGCTTCTATCCCGGCAGTTTCTGCTCTGGCCAGCGCTTGGTTTGCTTCTTCGGCCGTTTTCCTGGCCTGCTCGTAAGCGGCAATCAGTCTCTCCCGTCTGTCCCTGGCGTCTTTCTGAACCTTTTGCAGGAATAATGGATCACGCAAATCCGCCGGAATTCCCGATTCCCTCTCCAGGGCTACCGCCTTAGCAGAATCAAAGGTTGTTTTAGCGTCCTGAAAATCCTTTTTCGAAATATCAAGCCGGTCAACAGCCGATTTTTCCTTTTTCTTCAGTCCTTCAAGTTCTTTAGCCAGCCGGGCGGAAATTTTTACGGCGTCTTCCGCCTCGTGCAGCAGGTCCCCGTCTTTGGCGGCGGCAACCTGGAGAACGGCCAGTTCAAGGCTTGCTTTCTCTCCCAGCTCGTGTATCAATTCTTCAATCCTGCCGCCCGCAGACGCCTTTTTGGAATTAATACCGTTTAACGTATCCCGCTGTTTATCCCGGACGGATTCAAGATTGGTCACGGCGAGCTGTTTTTTCTTAAGGTCATTTTCTGAAGGCAGCGCCGCCTTACTAAGGGCGGGAGCAGGGTGGTCCGTGGAGCCGCAGACCGGGCAGGAAGCGCCATCAGTTAAAGTGCCTGCTAAAATTGCCGCCTGCCCGCTGTTCCAGGCCTCCTGCAGATTGGCCAATTCCATCTTTGCCTTTTGATAGTGTTCTTCATCCTGATTGAGCTTTCTGCCGGCTGTATCAAGTTCTTTCAGGATGATAGTCATACCTTTGCGTAAATTTTCAAGGGACTGCCTTTTCGTTATTAATTGTTCGGCTTCCTTATATGCGGATTCCAGCGCCGCCGACTGAACAGCCTTTTCTGCTGTATCCTGACGGGCTTTGTCTTTTTCGGCGATCAAAGCCTGTATAGCAGCCAGGGAAGACTGGGCCTGGCTCTGGCTTGCTTCAGCGGACTGCATCTTTTTTTGAGCCAGACTAACTTTATGGCGGGCTTCGTACAAGGCTGCGACCTTCGCGGTCAGTTCTTCCAGCCGTGTTAATTCTCTTGCGGCTTTTTCCCGCTCGTCGCCTTTTTGCTCCTCTTCGGCCAGGACCTTTTCAGCCTTTTCTTTGGCATTCAGAGCCTCACTTTTTGTTTTTTGTTTTTTCTCATAAGCGCCGGCGGCAATAACGGCGTCCGCCTGGCGCCTTTTGAGGGTGCTCTCGACATCCGCCAGGCTCAAAGCCTGCCTGGCCCTCGTTAATTCAACCCTTTTTGCATCAATAACTGCTATCCTCATATTCAAATCGGCCGCGGCAAGTTCGGCGTTC contains:
- the leuC gene encoding 3-isopropylmalate dehydratase large subunit, which produces MTIVEKILAAHAGKETVSSGEFVNVKVDLVMASDLTAYISIKQLDLLGVKKLFDPSKVVFVMDHFTPNKDVAAAEQVKKIRDFSLKQGLHYVECGDMGIEHVYLPEKGLVLPGDVVVGGDSHTCTYGALGAFATGMGSTDIAVAMATGEIWMKAPPTFKFSYNGKAGKWVTGKDLILYTIGRIGVDGTLYAAMEFTGDAISELSMDGRFTMANMAIEAGAKAGICEVDEKTMEYLVPRAKRPFTIYKSDGSDEYAQVFEYNVEEIEPQVSLPHLPSNAVAVSKAGEIKIDQVVIGGCTNGHLEDLYFAHLIMQGRKISKKVRCIIIPGSQQVYLDALRLGYMETFVTAGAMVSPPTCGPCVGGHMGVLAAGERCVSTTNRNFIGRMGDPTSEIYLVNPATAAASALTGRLTDPREVTGDA
- the leuD gene encoding 3-isopropylmalate dehydratase small subunit (catalyzes the isomerization between 2-isopropylmalate and 3-isopropylmalate in leucine biosynthesis) gives rise to the protein MHKFGANIDTDAIIPARYASISDALELGKHCMENIFPGFSAQMEPGDIIMAETNFGCGSSREIAPISIMGAGISCVIAKSFARIFFRNAINIGLPLLDCSEVVDGAKTGDILEIDLEAGLIKNAATGLTYKAAPYPDFISELIDAGGLIEYTKRKI
- a CDS encoding carboxyvinyl-carboxyphosphonate phosphorylmutase, encoding MRKTTRLRELINGGEILAMPIAHDATAAKLIELVGFKSLATGGYPTTATLLGKPDLSILSMTEMVTHTKNIAEAVDIPVLADGDTGYGDLINVMRTVREFELGGVAAMFIEDQLFPKRCGHMEGKQIIETDEMVAKLRAAIDARVDPDLIIMARTDAIAVTGIDDAIYRANKYREAGADLIFVEAPQSIEHMERINREIDAPTMIIQIEGGKTPLLPMKELEQIGYNVVVYPVSTLFAAAFAVRGVLEELMKTGTTAGYRDRMYSFDDFNQLVGLDYLREKENSFYKAPASAC
- the typA gene encoding translational GTPase TypA, which codes for MEEKSLRNIAIIAHVDHGKTTLVDKLLKQTGFFRNNQVMPERVMDNNELERERGITILSKNTSIVYKNTKINIVDTPGHADFGGEVERIVKMVDGVLLLVDAFESAMPQTRFVLKKSLEACLKPIVVINKIDRPGARPEEVVDKVLDLFIDLEAGEEQLDFPVVYTSAKEGYARISLDDSSTDMKPLLDMIIEKMPAPEGDPDGPLQLVVSSIDYDNYVGRIGIGKISRGVISKDQEIILCNTAGKEKRVRINTLYTFEGLKRVETDRARAGEIIAVSGIQEINIGDTICSPDLVEPVSFVNIDEPTISMNFVVNDSPMAGLEGTYVTSRNLRDRLERELLSNVSLRVEELNPDCFKVSGRGELHLSILIEFMRREGYEFAVTSPEVILKNISGVVNEPVERLFIEVSSEYVGTVIEGVGKRKGELSNMVNAAGNTVKMEFLIPARGLIGYRSEFLTDTRGNGVMNHVYECYQPFKGEIITRTRGSLVAFESGVAVPYGLFNAQGRGNLFIEPGVEVYTGMIVGENARNDDITVNVCKKKHLTNTRASGSDDVLRLTPPITMTLEKCLEFIKDDELLEVTPKSLRLRKMIINKGERDRYVKIKLQTSAQSPINQVAAQQ
- a CDS encoding zinc-binding protein, which gives rise to MFQDRQLTCRDCGTEFVFSVSEQEFFAEKGFTNDPGRCPECRAARKAQNRRGGGNSGFRQDRQMYPAVCATCGKETEVPFQPRGDRPVYCRDCYQPRSRY
- a CDS encoding PemK family transcriptional regulator, which encodes MSEVRRGDIFLVDFNPARGSEQAGYRPAVIVQNNAGNRYGSTVIIVVVTTAVSKIYPFLVSLDAGEGGLERESAVNAAQILTVDKSRLVKKIGALSPEKMDEVNHVLKISLGLP
- a CDS encoding CopG family transcriptional regulator — encoded protein: MIDIMYSGMIALNQEVSSMSNKITISLSSMLINVLDQLACQWATTRSGAVAELLRRIKQEEIEKELAEGYAVLSEVNRKEAEVTISAQSEVVLHE
- a CDS encoding DNA helicase; translation: MPTIILTDPFNNDFRKLSPAERKQAGKTLHFIAVNPKHNSLKIHRIKGTGFWEAYVNKDIRIIFEQNSDTMILHAIGRHEILRKI
- a CDS encoding transcriptional regulator is translated as MPLIIQQVQKRMLISLSQIAKKLSIQEGDYIALEERDGGIFIKPVAWHDKSQEYFWSDSWQEKMKQSADALKEGRYKTFSNVDDLLEFLGEEKNADDNSN
- a CDS encoding SMC family ATPase, producing the protein MRPLKLSMSAFGPYAGTQVIDFRELGSRSFFLIHGPTGSGKTAILDAMCFALYGESSGALRDGRQMRSDHADLSVATELTFDFSAGAEVYRIKRNPEQERPRRRGAGTAVMSANAALWKRTGLINDDEEGTVLAGGWNKVTEKIEALLGFKSSQFRQVVMLPQGEFRRLLTADSKERQVILETLFRAEFFRQIEDTLKESAKELKKSNDDKSNELRFVLNESKAGSKEELALQHGEHKEQLNEVKKRIEAGQNSVKSAQEQLNTGIQAKEKLDEKKNAELAAADLNMRIAVIDAKRVELTRARQALSLADVESTLKRRQADAVIAAGAYEKKQKTKSEALNAKEKAEKVLAEEEQKGDEREKAARELTRLEELTAKVAALYEARHKVSLAQKKMQSAEASQSQAQSSLAAIQALIAEKDKARQDTAEKAVQSAALESAYKEAEQLITKRQSLENLRKGMTIILKELDTAGRKLNQDEEHYQKAKMELANLQEAWNSGQAAILAGTLTDGASCPVCGSTDHPAPALSKAALPSENDLKKKQLAVTNLESVRDKQRDTLNGINSKKASAGGRIEELIHELGEKASLELAVLQVAAAKDGDLLHEAEDAVKISARLAKELEGLKKKEKSAVDRLDISKKDFQDAKTTFDSAKAVALERESGIPADLRDPLFLQKVQKDARDRRERLIAAYEQARKTAEEANQALARAETAGIEAKEAARLAVKRARSEEDDFQQRLTAAGFATHDDFKDAKRTPEETGRLEKEIKGFDGNLSAASDRLERAVRGAEGLNVPNLEKLTAALTEAENDWKQALKEEAQLEEQTVREAGWLKQLAEIEGSLKELESRYAVLGRLSEVANGKNNYGLTFQRFVLGALLDDVLVAATRRLQLMSRGRYHLQRTMDRARSNAAGGLDLEVFDTYTGVARGVATLSGGETFLASLSLALGLADVVQSYSGGIYLDTIFIDEGFGALDPESLDFALRALIDLQKGGRLVGIISHVPELKEIIDARLEISAGEHGSTAKFKLGTHIDNI